The Devosia sp. genome segment GCAGAGGCGGTGGACGGCCTGCTGGCCGAATTCGCGGCCAAGGTTCGCGCGGAACCCGGCAATATCGCCTTCGACTGCTATCGCGACGCCGCTGACCCGAAAAAATTCATCGTCCACGAGATCTATCGCGACAAGGCCGCCTTCGCCGCCCATATCGGCGCCGCCTCCGGGGCGAGCTTCAACGCGGCATTGCAGCACCTGATCGTCGAGCCGAACTCGGTTCTCACCTTTCTCTCGCCGCTGACGAGCGCCTGAGCCACTGTTCAAAAATCCGCACCAATCCGTTGCGACTGACGCCCTTTCATGCGCAACACGCGGCCCATACATTTCTCGTCGAACCCGGCGCATGGGCGCCGCATGAGGAGACATGACCATGACACTCGAACTGGGCGGTATCCATCACCTGACGGCCGTAACCGCAGACGCCCCGCGGAACCTCAAATTCTATACCCAGACCCTGGGCATGCGGCTGATCAAGAAGACGGTGAACCAGGACGATACTTCGGCCTATCACCTGTTCTACGGCGACGGCGTTGCCTCGCCGGGCGCCGACCTGACCTTCTTCGATTTCAACACGATGCGCGAACAGCGCGGCAACCATACTGTGGGCCGCACCGGATTGCGCGTCGACAGTGAAGAGACGCTGAAATGGTGGAAGGAGCATCTGCAAGCCAACCAGGTGTCAACATCCGGCATCAAGGATCGCTTCGGGCACCTGTCCCTGGATTTCGAGGATTTCGAAGGCCAGCGTTTCCGCCTCGTGGTCGACGCCAACAATACCGTCATCCCCTGGGAAAAATCCCCGGTACCGGCTGACAAGCAGATCATCGGTCTGGGGCCCATCACCCTGTCCGTGCCCAAGCTCGAACCCACCGATGCCATGCTGACGCGTGTCATGAACATGCGCCAGGTCCGCCACTATCCGGCCCGCGAGCGCGGCGGGGAAACCTTCGTTTATGAAATGGGTCCGGGCGGCCCGGCCGCGGAACTGCATGTTTCAGTCGATCCGAGCCTGCCCAATGCCAGGCCCGGTGCCGGCGGCGTTCATCACGTCGCCTTCCGTACGCCGGATCAGGACAGCCTGCGCCAGTGGATCGAGCGGATAAACGGCTTCGGCATCCGCTCCTCGGGCGAGGTCGAGCGCTTCTACTTCACCTCGCTCTATTTCCGTGAGCCCAACGGCATCCTGTTCGAGATCGCCACCGACGTTCCTGGCTTTGCCGCCGACGAGCCGATGGAAAGCCTCGGCGAAACCCTGGCCCTGCCGCCCTTCCTCGAAGGCCGCAGGGCCCAGATCGAGGCGGGCCTCAAGCCGCTGGTCTAAAAAAACCGCCGGGTGGACATGTCCACCCGGCGCTTCTGTTCAGGGCCCCCATCGGCATTGCCGAGCCGGTGAGGGATGCCGGCTGGTCCTCAGCGCTCCGATCCAACGTCCGGCTTCAAGAGCGCCGCCATATCCACCAGCCGGATGAACTCGGCGCGATAGCCACCCTCGTCAGCGCCACGCCCGGCCTGCGCCAGGGACTTGATCTGGCTCCAGTTCATGCCCGAGCCATAGGCGCTCGACTTGAGCTTCTGCCCGAAGGCAGCGACGGCGGCGGCGAACTGCGCATCGGCCCCGGCGGCTTCGATCGTCTCGTAGGAGACATCGGCAGTGACCGGCACCTCGATGAGCTGGCTCACATCGCTGTCCGGCAGCTTGTAGCGCATCTTGAGGAAGGCGAGTTCGGAGCTGTCCTCAACCGCGCCGACCGTGCCATAGCGCAGCGGATCGACCTGTTCTCCACCCGAACCCACCGGCGTGATTTCATAAAGCGCGGTCACCGTTGTGCCGGCCCCGACATCGCCGGCATCGACCGCGTCATTGTTGAAATCCTCGCGGTTGAGCGCGCGGGTTTCGTAGCCGATGAGGCGGTATTCGGCGACCTGGGCGGGGTTGAACTCCACCTGCACCTTCACATCCTTGGCAATGGTGTGCAGCGTGCCGCCGATTTCCTCGACCAGCACTTTCTTGGCCTCGGCAAAGCTCGAAATATAGCTGGCATTGCCATTCCCGTTCTGCGCCAGGGCCTGCATGGTGGCGTCATCGAGATTGCCGCGCCCGAAACCGAGCACGGAAAGGCTGATGCCGCTTGCCCGCTTGTCGGCGATGAAGTCCTCGAGCGCCGCCGGATTGTCGATACCGACATTGAAGTCGCCATCGGTGGCCAGGATCACGCGATTGGTGCCATCGGCAATCTTGGCCTGTTCGGCCAGCCGGTAGGCAAGTTCGATCCCCTGCGCCCCGGCCGTGCTGCCACCGGCCCAAAGCTGGTCGAGTGCAGCCATGATCGACGCCTTGTTGTCGGCGCTGGTCGGCTCCAGCGCCACCCCGGCCGAGCCGGCATAGGTGACGATCGATACCGTATCATTGGCCGAAAGCTGGTCGAGCAGCAGGCCGAAGGCGCGCTTGAGCAGCGGCAGCTTGTCCGGCGCGTCCATCGATCCCGAAGTGTCGATGAGAAACACCAGATTGCTCTTGGTGTCGGCCAGGACCGGCTCAAATCCCTTGATGCCGATCTGCAGGATCTGCG includes the following:
- a CDS encoding VWA domain-containing protein, with the protein product MDQRIPVGIGTAAIALLLLPLGYQLYNSTALTPSELASRTRSEPQPTVPVVEEDVVEDVVVAAPQERAKAEPAAAPAVVDAEGEAAADMVMAEPMPAPTMEVAPAPAPAPSAVNRQMQTGAAPSQQTMSVVPLGGAVADHMTYAPPSQTSEPSGDSFTSFEEQRLKVAAEEPVSTFSLDVDTASYSYVRRLLEDGYVPERDAVRIEELINYFPYDYPAAADAETPFAPDVKLFPTPWNDKTQILQIGIKGFEPVLADTKSNLVFLIDTSGSMDAPDKLPLLKRAFGLLLDQLSANDTVSIVTYAGSAGVALEPTSADNKASIMAALDQLWAGGSTAGAQGIELAYRLAEQAKIADGTNRVILATDGDFNVGIDNPAALEDFIADKRASGISLSVLGFGRGNLDDATMQALAQNGNGNASYISSFAEAKKVLVEEIGGTLHTIAKDVKVQVEFNPAQVAEYRLIGYETRALNREDFNNDAVDAGDVGAGTTVTALYEITPVGSGGEQVDPLRYGTVGAVEDSSELAFLKMRYKLPDSDVSQLIEVPVTADVSYETIEAAGADAQFAAAVAAFGQKLKSSAYGSGMNWSQIKSLAQAGRGADEGGYRAEFIRLVDMAALLKPDVGSER
- a CDS encoding putative quinol monooxygenase, with protein sequence MDSFDRLPESGTIALIATFTARAGHAEAVDGLLAEFAAKVRAEPGNIAFDCYRDAADPKKFIVHEIYRDKAAFAAHIGAASGASFNAALQHLIVEPNSVLTFLSPLTSA
- a CDS encoding ring-cleaving dioxygenase, whose product is MTLELGGIHHLTAVTADAPRNLKFYTQTLGMRLIKKTVNQDDTSAYHLFYGDGVASPGADLTFFDFNTMREQRGNHTVGRTGLRVDSEETLKWWKEHLQANQVSTSGIKDRFGHLSLDFEDFEGQRFRLVVDANNTVIPWEKSPVPADKQIIGLGPITLSVPKLEPTDAMLTRVMNMRQVRHYPARERGGETFVYEMGPGGPAAELHVSVDPSLPNARPGAGGVHHVAFRTPDQDSLRQWIERINGFGIRSSGEVERFYFTSLYFREPNGILFEIATDVPGFAADEPMESLGETLALPPFLEGRRAQIEAGLKPLV